In the genome of Chryseobacterium arthrosphaerae, one region contains:
- a CDS encoding dicarboxylate/amino acid:cation symporter encodes MKGQNKLFIAIIIALILGVGIGGIVHVKYPESAEPFSKNIKLLGTVFIRLVQMIIAPLVFTTLVVGIAKMSDIKMIGRVGTKAMLWFISASLVSLFIGLMLVNWLEPGHVTKLPIQDVASAEDLLKSSKSFSMEDFVKHMIPKSLFEAFATNEVLQIVVFAIMFGVALANLGEEYSKPVVKLFDIIAHGILKMVGYIMWFAPFGVLGAIAAVVATNGFEIFKVYAIYLRDFFFALGVLWLVLLLVGYFILGNRLFDLLKRIKEPLLIAFSTTSSEAVFPKLVEELEKFGCNSRVVSFILPLGYSFNLDGSMMYMTFASIFIAQIYGIEMTIGQQITMLLVLMLTSKGIAGVPRASLVIIVATCSMFGIPPEGIALILPIDHFCDMGRSMTNVLGNTLATSAVSKWEGQLTEPIEKI; translated from the coding sequence ATGAAAGGACAGAATAAACTTTTTATAGCAATTATCATTGCGCTTATTCTAGGAGTGGGAATAGGAGGAATTGTACATGTGAAGTATCCGGAAAGTGCAGAACCTTTTTCCAAGAATATCAAGCTACTGGGAACCGTGTTTATCAGGCTGGTACAGATGATCATTGCGCCTTTGGTTTTTACTACACTGGTGGTGGGAATTGCTAAAATGAGTGATATCAAAATGATCGGAAGGGTAGGAACAAAGGCAATGCTTTGGTTTATTTCCGCTTCTCTGGTTTCCCTTTTCATAGGGTTGATGCTTGTGAACTGGCTTGAGCCGGGGCATGTAACCAAGCTGCCTATCCAGGATGTAGCTTCTGCGGAAGATCTTTTGAAAAGCAGCAAGAGCTTTTCTATGGAAGATTTCGTAAAGCATATGATTCCTAAAAGTTTATTTGAGGCCTTTGCGACCAATGAAGTACTGCAGATTGTGGTATTTGCCATTATGTTCGGAGTGGCTCTGGCTAACCTGGGAGAAGAATATTCCAAACCTGTAGTTAAGCTTTTTGATATTATTGCTCATGGTATCCTTAAAATGGTAGGTTATATCATGTGGTTTGCTCCATTTGGGGTATTGGGAGCGATTGCAGCTGTAGTGGCTACCAACGGTTTTGAAATATTTAAGGTATATGCTATCTATTTAAGGGATTTCTTCTTTGCACTGGGAGTGCTTTGGCTGGTCCTTTTACTGGTAGGATATTTTATCTTGGGGAACCGTCTTTTTGACCTTTTAAAAAGAATCAAAGAGCCGTTACTGATTGCGTTCTCTACAACCAGTTCAGAAGCCGTATTCCCGAAACTGGTGGAAGAGCTTGAGAAATTCGGATGCAACAGCAGAGTAGTCTCTTTCATCCTGCCGTTAGGATATTCTTTCAACCTTGACGGAAGTATGATGTATATGACTTTTGCTTCAATCTTTATTGCGCAGATCTATGGCATCGAAATGACGATCGGGCAGCAGATCACAATGCTTCTGGTACTGATGCTAACTTCCAAAGGTATCGCGGGAGTACCGAGAGCATCTCTGGTAATTATTGTTGCTACCTGTTCCATGTTCGGAATTCCGCCGGAAGGGATTGCCCTGATCTTACCGATAGACCACTTCTGTGATATGGGAAGAAGTATGACGAACGTATTAGGAAATACACTGGCAACTTCTGCAGTTTCTAAATGGGAAGGACAGTTGACAGAACCTATAGAAAAAATTTAA